A portion of the Zymoseptoria tritici IPO323 chromosome 8, whole genome shotgun sequence genome contains these proteins:
- a CDS encoding glycogen synthase, protein MGEPQHRDVRNHVLFEIATEVANRVGGIYSVLKSKAQVTTAEYGSMYTLLGPLNRASAAVEVEEIEPRDPAMINTIKSMNDRGIKTLYGRWLIDGAPRVLLFDTSTGYYKLDEWKGDLWSTAGIPSPPDDHETNEAIVFGYLIAWFLGEYVYHEKERAVIAQFHEWLAGVALPLCKKRKIDVTTIFTTHATLLGRYLCAGSVDFYNNLQYFDVDAEAGKRGIYHRYCIERGAAHSADVFTTVSHITAYESEHLLKRKPDGVLPNGLNVKKFSATHEFQNLHQVNKERITEFIRGHFYGHNDFDPDKTLYLFTAGRYEYRNKGVDMFIESLARLNHRMKSAGSDMTVVAFIIMPAQTTSLAVEALKGQAVIKSLRDSVDHIEKSVGKKLFEKALAWHEGAEVPDEKDLITAQDKIMLRRRLFAMKRNTLPPIVTHNLVNDAEDPILNQIRRCQLFNHPSDRVKVIFHPEFLSSGNPVLPMDYDDFVRGTHMGVFSSYYEPWGYTPAECTVMGVPSITTNLSGFGCYMEELIENAQDYGIYIVDRRMKGVDDSVNQLAEFMYQFTQKSKRQRINQRNRTERLSDLLDWKRMGMEYVKARQLALRRAYPDSFDSATDDEPGFFDGTESMKISRPLSAPGSPRERSGMMTPGDFASLQEGREGLSTEDYIAWKLPEEEEPEDYPFPLTLKTKKGDGSGATTPTMTNGNGNVALPDRGVLASASTIQ, encoded by the exons ATGGGTGAACCACAGCACCGCGACGTGCGCAACCATGTGCTCTTCGAAATCGCTACCGAGGTCGCCAACCGTGTCGGAGGTATCTACAGCGTGCTGAAGTCGAAAGCACAAGTCACCACCGCAGAATATGGCTCCATGTACACCCTGCTCGGTCCTCTCAACCGCGCTTCGGCCGCCGTCGAGGTCGAAGAAATCGAGCCAAGAGATCCCGCCATGATCAACACCATCAAGAGCATGAATGACAGGGGAATCAAGACACTGTACGGAAGATGGCTGATTGATGGTGCTCCTCGTGTGTTGCTCTTCGACACCAGCACGGGTTACTACAAGCTGGACGAGTGGAAGGGCGATCTTTGGTCGACGGCTGGCATTCCCAGCCCGCCAGATGATCACGAGACGAACGAGGCCATTGTGTTTGGATATCTCATTGCGTGGTTCTTGGGCGAG TACGTCTACCACGAGAAGGAAAGGGCTGTCATTGCACAGTTCCACGAGTGGCTGGCCGGTGTTGCTCTCCCCTTGTGTAAGAAGCGCAAGATTGATGTGACTACCATCTTCACCACCCACGCTACCCTTCTCGGACGCTACCTCTGCGCCGGCTCCGTCGATTTCTACAACAACCTGCAGTACTTTGACGTGGACGCCGAGGCTGGAAAGCGTGGTATCTACCACCGATACTGCATCGAGCGTGGTGCCGCTCACAGCGCTGATGTGTTCACCACCGTCAGCCATATCACGGCATACGAGAGTGAGCACCTGCTCAAGCGGAAACCTGATGGCGTCCTTCCCAACGGTCTGAACGTGAAGAAGTTCTCCGCTACCCACGAGTTCCAAAACTTGCACCAGGTCAACAAGGAGCGCATTACTGAGTTCATTCGAGGACACTTTTACGGTCACAATGATTTCGATCCCGACAAGACGCTGTACCTCTTCACCGCTGGTCGCTACGAATACCGGAATAAGGGCGTGGACATGTTCATCGAGTCGCTGGCTCGGTTGAATCACCGAATGAAGAGCGCGGGGTCGGATATGACAGTCGTTGCATTCATCATCATGCCCGCGCAAACCACATCTCTTGCTGTTGAGGCATTGAAGGGACAGGCTGTGATCAAATCTCTGCGCGATTCCGTTGATCACATCGAGAAGAGTGTGGGCAAGAAGCTTTTCGAGAAGGCTCTTGCATGGCACGAGGGTGCTGAGGTGCCTGACGAGAAGGACCTCATCACGGCTCAGGACAAGATCATGCTGAGGAGACGCCTCTTCGCCATGAAGCGCAACACTCTTCCACCGATCGTCACGCACAATTTGGTCAACGATGCCGAGGACCCGATTCTCAACCAGATCCGTCGCTGCCAGCTTTTCAACCACCCATCCGATCGTGTCAAGGTTATTTTCCACCCCGAGTTCTTGTCCTCCGGCAACCCGGTCCTCCCAATGGACTACGACGATTTCGTCCGCGGTACGCATATGGGTGTTTTCAGCTCATACTACGAGCCGTGGGGCTACACTCCCGCCGAGTGTACCGTCATGGGTGTTCCGTCCATCACCACCAACTTGTCCGGATTTGGATGCTACATGGAGGAACTGATCGAAAATGCTCAAGACTACGGCATCTACATCGTCGACCGCAGGATGAAGGGTGTCGATGACTCCGTCAATCAACTCGCGGAGTTCATGTACCAATTCACACAAAAGAGCAAGCGTCAACGCATCAACCAGCGTAATCGCACGGAGCGATTGAGCGATCTGCTCGACTGGAAGAGGATGGGCATGGAATACGTGAAGGCGAGACAATTGGCTTTGAGGAGAGCGTACCCGGATAGCTTCGACAGCGCGACGGATGACGAGCCCGGTTTCTTCGACGGCACCGAGAGCATGAAGATTTCGAGGCCTTTGTCTGCGCCTGGTAGCCCGAGGGAGAGAAGCGGCATGATGACTCCTGGTGACTTTGCTTCGCTGCAAGAAGGGCGGGAAGGATTGAGCACGGAGGATTACATTGCGTGGAAGTTGCCCGAGGAG GAAGAGCCGGAAGACTACCCCTTCCCACTCACGCTCAAGACGAAAAAGGGCGACGGATCCGGCGCCACGACACCCACCATGACTAACGGGAATGGCAATGTTGCGTTGCCGGATCGGGGCGTGTTGGCGAGTGCGAGTACGATTCAGTAG
- a CDS encoding small threonine-rich protein (Positively charged, Theoretical pI: 9.87. No hits with protein databases. Probable Mg specific protein (novel gene). Function unknown.) produces MHSPMQFAALAMFALSGMVSAVPGKSSTTVTPPSYETTTPPPPPPPYGGSTTTSSTKKTTTTSKSSSTTKSTSTTKSSSTTKSTSTCAVSTSISTSVGESPYTTVKSTTAYVPKTITSIVTKTTTKDVPFTTVITGDKPKTIIVTKTIPQTTQTVSKSTTKIPKPTTEYKTTVITTVVPVVKTGYSESVVTVTKPVTKTITTTETSISTGKGETTSTGTKKTTATETKAETYTTSTKSVGSTTVVTKKPFTTTKVSTVTVCGPPGYGY; encoded by the exons ATGCACTCTCCAATGCAATTCGCGGCTCTGGCCATGTTCGCCCTCAGTGGCATGGTCTCTGCTGTGCCTGGCAAGTCCAGTACTACCGTCACGCCCCCATCTTATGAGACtaccactcctcctccacctcctccaccataTGGCGGTagcactactacctcgtctacgaaGAAGACCACTACCACGTCCAAGTCCAGCTCCACGACCAAGTCCACCTCCACGACCAAGTCCAGCTCCACGACCaagtccacctccacctgCGCCGTGAGCACCAGCATTTCCACTTCCGTTGGAGAGTCTCCCTACA CCACCGTCAAGTCCACCACGGCCTACGTCCCCAAGACCATCACGTCCATCGTCACCAAGACCACGACCAAAGATGTCCCCTTCACCACGGTCATTACTGGCGATAAGCCCAAGACCATCATCGTCACCAAGACCATCCCGCAAACCACTCAGACCGTCAGCAAATCGACCACCAAGATCCCCAAGCCCACCACTGAATACAAGACGACGGTCATCACCACCGTCGTTCCCGTCGTCAAAACCGGCTACTCCGAAAGCGTAGTCACCGTCACCAAGCCGGTGACCAAGACCATTACGACTACCGAGACCTCGATCTCGACCGGCAAGGGCGAGACCACCTCGACTGGTACCAAGAAGACGACCGCCACGGAGACCAAGGCGGAGACCTACACCACTTCCACCAAGAGCGTCGGCAGCACGACTGTGGTTACCAAGAAGCcattcaccaccaccaaggTCTCCACCGTCACCGTCTGCGGACCACCAGGCTACGGATACTAG